Genomic window (Syngnathoides biaculeatus isolate LvHL_M chromosome 6, ASM1980259v1, whole genome shotgun sequence):
ACTGACACTGTCAGATTATTGATTAGGCCCGCTTAAAGTCACGATTTACTCCTACCATCCGTCAAATGAAATCAGTGGTACAGCATTTGGGtttgggacagtgagaggagaaatacatattttccatccatctgtaAATCCTACATAGCTTGACGATTGACAATAAAGCGTAGCGTAGCAAAGACACCACCCCAAAGCCCAGTAGCGCCCCCTGGAAAGTTGGGGACGAGCATTTTTTCCAATCAACACGAAAAGGGGAGAACACAATCGATCAATCATATCGATGCGCCAATAAGGCTCCACGACCCACGTATGAAATTGAACAGGTAGTCGGCCATTTTGCTCCGGAGGGGCCATTTCTATTGGATGGAAACGTGAAGAAATGTAATGACCCCACGACGGTACCGAGACTCGCGAGTCGGTCGATTGTGTTTTGCGTTGTGTTGCGAGCAATATTTTAGTTATGAGGCGAACTTTGGATACGCCGGCGTTCTagtagagttaaaaaaaaaacaaaaaatggagtcaCCGAGACGCAAGAAACGTTCCAAAACCCAAATACAAAACGAGAACACTTTCTAAAAGCTGCTGTTGTAGGCCACAACTCACGCCGGGACGCTCACACCAGGCTAACTTGCTGACCTGACTCCACTTCTGAtgtcactcactaggccacgcctcttaaaggcataCATCCAAcgcacagatactacagtatgTACGGTAACTACACattattaacccattcatgggcagggtggccaTTTTTTGCCATATTGAGacaaaagtctcctaacaggccacgatcaaggaaataacttttatggttaagttatatgataactttcctaatttataatctcgtcctaAAAATCTACCTGCTAATTCAGATTGATGAGTTACTGTATCCTCTCCTgacaccaaattatggcttcagattaaaacacttaaatattttgatgtgtgaaaatcatgatgtcccaaaaatggttATGTTATCATGtggtatttagtttttaattttgacatttttaatccaaatacAGACTGTATTAAAAACACCATCCAAGTGTTCTTTTGGGGGGGTCTGGGATTGAGTTCTTACtggacttttgattttttttccaggaactgCGTCttgggtatttatttttatgattactttctatttaaaaaaaaaaaaatatgtactttcTCTTCTCCTTTTTTGCCTTATTATACAAGTCTCTGGAATTCTACTTAAGAAAAGTGAGGGTACTTTTGCCACCGCGGCCCATAGGATATCTctcgtatatatatatgtatttgtatgtatttatactgtgtatatacatatagatatataagtGAATTGGTAACTTGGAAGTCAAGGTCGCAGTGTGTTGCGACGATGGCGTCGGCCTACCTGGAGAgcgtttttttgggttttttttttttttttcccccccctccgtGTCGTGATGGGCGAGGtgcgggtgtacctaatgaagcggCCCACACGGCGCCGATGACGACGGGCCAAACCAAGTGAGGAAAACGACACTCGGCCGGTCTTGGGAGCGCTCGAGCGCGGAGCAGGAGGACGACCCCTCGCTTCCTTTGTCGTCCTCCCGCTGGCCGGCTGTCAAGCCCCCCCCGTGCGGACCCCCGGTCTGTGGGTGAGTGTGTCGTGTCGGGAGGGGTCCGGTCGGGGGTCCATCACAGAGGCAGCACCTTCCCGTGCCTGTTGATCCTGCCGCAGGCGCCGCCCTTGCCCCTCCCGCCCAGGGGTCGCATGCCGACGCTGACGACGGCGGCCGTCCCGCGGGGGACGTAGCGGCCGCAGGACAGCATCTCCAGGGTGGCGTCTCGAAACTGAAATCATACGTGTACATATTTGCGCTCTCATTCAACGGAATTTTTCGTtttcattgggaaaaaaaacgttgagCCAAAAAccgaaacaaaacaatgacggAAAAATGCATCACGAAGTGCTTTCCATTacttaaaatattaaaagaaatGATAGTCACCAATCGTTAACGAAAGACGTTTTCCGTTTATGAGTAAAATTGCATTCGCGGCTACGCCAACTTATGGAGCTACCGCTTCAGaacaatttccatatttttgaaATGTCGTCAAGAACGGCTGCTGCAGTCATTCTGTTTGTATCTCTCAAATCGCAATCATCGCAATTTAATTGTTCAagattttttgatttatttttttatttttatatattttccgGGTCCGTTTTTGCTGCTGAAACGACCTGAGCAAATTTCCCCATTGTGTACTAACAAAGGTTGGAGCAGATTATAAAGATGATTCATAGTCATGAGTAATCTTAAtcttaatttgatttaaaattttaatttcaataaatttttttctttctttcatttcattttaattattttgttctttttttttcttgaatgtaatcttaattcatttaaattacAGGGTGATTTTCCCAAGCGACGTCGCAGCGTTTCGGCTTCCCGTGTAGCGTTCGCGTACATTGCAGTATTTTCCCCTATAAAACGCatccaaaatatgaaaatgtgcgCCGGAAGGAATTGGACTCCGGACCCTACGGCGAGCCGGCCAGGGCGCAAGTGTCGCTCTTGCCTGCTTGTTGGACAGGAAGTAGATGATGGGGTTGTACACGGGGCTGGTCTTGGCGAAGTACATGGGCATGGTGGCCAGCAGGGGCGGGATGCGCAGGTCCGGGTCCAGCACCACCGCCGCGGACAGCGCCGTGTACGGCAGCCAGCAGGCGAAGAAGGCCGCCGTCATGGCCAGGACCATCGCCACGGCGCGGTCCGTCTCCTTCTGCAGGGAACGCCCCACCTGCTGCTCCACGCTCTTGTTCAACTGAGAAGGAAAATCAACAGGGGGAACCCTCAGGGGGCGcaggcaccaaaaaaaaaacaaaaaacaaaaagtggtcaAAAGTACTTTTTGAGCCGAGAACCGAGTTGAATTCGTTCGGCCGCCACTCACTTTCATCGCCGATCATCCTTTCACGGCCAGGATAAAGAACGTATGCCCGAGGGTTgctatattgtctgtctccgtgtgttacgcaactgtttgtgttcacgtatccatccatccatccatccattttcttagccgcttatcctcaccagggtcgcggggagtgccggagcctatcccagctgtcagggtacaccctgaactggtcgccagccaatcgcaggccacatcgagacaagcatCCGCACTCACGaccaatcgcacctacgggcaatttagagtgtccaattaatgtttttggggatgtgggaggaaagcggagtgcccacccggagaaaagccacgcaggcacggggagaacatgcaaactccacataggcggggctgggatttgaacccttgtcctcGGAGCCGTGCCGCTGTTCAAGTATTTGTCATTGTTTCGATTGTTTATGAGCATGAAACGAAGCAGACGTTCCTCAGGAAACGCTATGCGCTTGTAAAGCCCGGCCTCCTTACTTGtcgtaagcctcacccagcacatttgtaaaggaaataccatttggtacatacattgaaacatgagatgtttacaaagaaagagggtaGCGCCGTCGCGCTAAGGCTAGCGCCACTGCActaacaaggccagttaaaaCATAGCGGTCAAAATCACtcagacacagcagtaacatgctagcgcagcgctaacacggcagaaccggtaaaagtcacttcctcggcacatatatgccACGGTCTCACTCTTGACTtatccgctcgagtgccccttttgcggccgttgggaaaaaaaatgcacaaataggccgcatcaccgcataaaccgcagggttgaaagcgtcggCTGCAAATGACGgtatctttgtttgtttttgaagtcaggtcgctcgtatctcaaggcactaaCGAATATTTaactgaaagctttttttccccctcctgccTGTATTTCAGTTGATGTAAACCActacttctttttcttacttGTTTGTTGCTTCCTCATCTGTTGTTGACTAAGATTGCCCACTCATGCGCTTGAGaagtatctgcaccatttgcacaattgacactgTTCCACATTACTGTCCTACATTTTATACCGCATACATTTATTGACGTTGCTCTATTAGATGTTTCCAACTTCTAGAAATTGCTAGCAAACTAGCTAGCAACCAATGGCACATTACGAGGAaccttttgcttttatttctcgatgtctcaaaagtattcgctGTCGTCGTCGTACTGGTGTGTCTAccgctccctggtgaggttttggCATATTTTTGGAGAACAAGATGATTGCAAAGTACCTTCCGCATGGACGCCAGAACTTTGCAGTAGCAGTAGACGATGACGGCCACCGGGAAGACGAAGCACACGAGCGTGTAGAAGACGAGATAGGTGTAGTTGCTCCACGATCGCTCCTCCCAGGCCAGCGAGCAGGACGTCTGCACGCCCTCGGGCCGGTACCCGCTCCACCCCAACAGCGGCGCCACGGCCCAGAACAGGCAGAAGAGCCAGACGGCCAGGAGCCCCGTGACGCTGCGCCGCATGCTCAGCGCGTGGGCGGCGCGGGGCTCGCACACCACGTTGTAGCGCTCGTACGCCAGCAGGGTCAACGTGCACAGCGACACCAGgcctccggggggggggggggggtcagatggCATTATTTGGGCGAATCCAGtcccattttttccattttttttttttttatcctttttacccccccctccctccctccccactTCATTCAAATGTTCACGTATCTGAACTTTTGCCAGCGTTCATTTTTCCTCTTGTACATTTCACCAAAACATCTTTGTGActattaacaaaaacaaacccccccccaaaaaataccacgaatccattgttttgtctgGGAGGGGGCtgcatttttaatgaatgttttggaaATCAT
Coding sequences:
- the parietopsin gene encoding parietopsin, with the protein product MDGDGDGNGTEAEAEAPTVFPRAGYSVLAFLMLVNTVLTVFNNGTVIAVSLRNPGLLHPMNVFILSLAVSDLMIGLCGSLVVTVTNYHGSFFLGRAACVFQGFAVNYFGLVSLCTLTLLAYERYNVVCEPRAAHALSMRRSVTGLLAVWLFCLFWAVAPLLGWSGYRPEGVQTSCSLAWEERSWSNYTYLVFYTLVCFVFPVAVIVYCYCKVLASMRKLNKSVEQQVGRSLQKETDRAVAMVLAMTAAFFACWLPYTALSAAVVLDPDLRIPPLLATMPMYFAKTSPVYNPIIYFLSNKQFRDATLEMLSCGRYVPRGTAAVVSVGMRPLGGRGKGGACGRINRHGKVLPL